One Helicoverpa armigera isolate CAAS_96S chromosome 1, ASM3070526v1, whole genome shotgun sequence genomic window carries:
- the Evi5 gene encoding ecotropic viral integration site 5 ortholog isoform X2 yields MKVDADAREAPAAPPAAPGTPIASNTESPVSSLDDYRIIESTSEAIPTPDRALLAKLEEENRRIEADAKCPSLTTVHSRKSSDTSQVSLASATSSSHDAEARVSSSSNGEEDLWSLWGRIVSNWETEWKRRNQFVRDLVRQGVPHHFRGIVWQLLAGVDTSPEKKLYASYIKAKSACEKVIRRDIARTYPEHDFFKEKDGLGQESLFNVMKAYSLHDREVGYCQGSGFIVGLLLMQMPEEEAFAVLVKIMQQHRMRDMFKPSMAELGLCMFQLENLVQELLPDLHVHFQSQSFNTSLYASSWFLTLFTTTLTLPLACRIMDVFLSEGIEIVFKVALALLTVGKNDLLSLDMESILKYIQKELPSKAEADQDVFMNLAYSIKVNPKKMKKLEKEYTVIKTKEQSDIAVLRENRLLKQRVELLEKESSGLAERLVRGQVDLAEGEEETFALAREVQALRRANVDAQQRLAVAQDEIRSLEMTIAENNSRQSSLEGIEGGSSQKGEELARCLQRELVRARLHAAEREAAERELTARIAELENENKSLRRQRVDNNVAHLQDELIAVKLREAEANLSLKDLRQRVTEISEAWQRHLQEHRQEVPATPVQSNVVSDIMATPKKLLRAWEGRSADTQKLEEDLMTTRIREVEALTELKELRLKVMELETQVQVSTNQLRRQDEEARLLRESLDAALQRERVLQTRQREFQHKYADLESKAKYDSMQANIRNMEDAQRIAELETEVSEYKLKNEVMATEGELRNNMDSDTDRVRELQEQVAELKAEVMRLEAWKSRALGHTEISRAVSFEDDLEEDEKLKLILRRESSTSLDLSAMSRKPT; encoded by the exons ATGAAGGTGGATGCCGACGCCAGGGAAGCGCCCGCCGCACCGCCTGCCGCACCCGGAACGCCGATCGCTAGTAATACAGAATCACCTGTATCATCTCTGGACG ATTACCGGATAATAGAATCGACTAGTGAAGCAATTCCGACCCCCGATCGGGCATTGCTCGCCAAGCTGGAGGAGGAGAACAGACGCATCGAGGCGGACGCCAAGTGCCCCTCGTTGACCACCGTGCACAGCCGAAAGAGCTCAGATACCTCACAAGTATCTTTGGCCTCGG CAACAAGCTCAAGCCATGACGCTGAGGCAAGAGTCAGCAGTAGCAGTAACGGAGAGGAAGACCTTTGGAGCCTCTGGGGTCGCATCGTCAGCAACTGGGAGACTGAGTGGAAGCGACGCAACCAGTTCGTGCGAGACCTCGTCAGACAGGGAGTCCCGCACCATTTCAGAGGCATCGTGTGGCAGCTGCTGGCGGGAGTCGACACCTCCCCTGAGAAGAAACTCTACGCTTCATATATAAAA GCGAAATCAGCATGTGAGAAGGTGATCCGCCGCGACATAGCAAGAACATACCCTGAACATGACTTCTTCAAAGAGAAAGATGGCCTTGGCCAGGAGTCGTTGTTCAACGTGATGAAAGCATACTCTTTACATGACCGGGAAGTTGGGTACTGCCAAGGATCTGGATTTATCGTTGGCTTGTTACTTATGCAG ATGCCAGAAGAAGAAGCTTTCGCGGTACTCGTAAAGATTATGCAGCAACATCGCATGCGGGACATGTTTAAGCCGAGCATGGCTGAACTGGGACTGTGCATGTTTCAACTCGAGAACTTGGTACAAGAGCTACTGCCCGACTTACATGTGCACTTCCAGTCGCAG AGTTTTAACACGTCACTGTACGCTAGCAGCTGGTTCCTAACTCTGTTCACTACTACGCTGACCTTGCCTCTTGCTTGCCGAATCATGGATGTGTTCCTATCTGAAGGAATAGAGATAGTCTTCAAAGTAGCGCTCGCTTTGCTCACTGTCGGCAAAAACGATCTGCTGTCTTTGGACATGGAAAGTATTTTGAAG TATATACAAAAGGAATTGCCGTCAAAAGCGGAAGCTGACCAGGATGTTTTTATGAACCTCGCGTATTCTATCAAGGTTAACCCGAAAAAGATGAAAAAGCTCGAGAAAGAATACACagttatcaaaacaaaagaacagaGTGACATTGCCGTGCTGAGG GAAAACCGGTTGTTGAAGCAGCGCGTAGAACTACTGGAGAAGGAGAGCTCTGGCTTGGCGGAGAGGCTGGTGAGAGGACAAGTGGACTTGGCTGAGGGAGAAGAGGAGACGTTCGCATTGGCCAGGGAGGTGCAGGCACTGAGGAGGGCCAATGTGGACGCTCAACAGCGCTTGGCAGTAGCGCAGGACGAGATCCGCTCCCTTGAGATGACTATTGCtgag AACAACTCCCGGCAATCATCCCTCGAAGGTATAGAGGGGGGTAGCAGTCAGAAAGGGGAGGAGCTAGCTCGTTGCCTACAAAGGGAGCTGGTTAGAGCGAGGCTTCACGCCGCCGAACGCGAGGCAGCCGAGCGGGAGCTGACCGCCCGTATAGCTGAGCTGGAGAATGAGAATAAGAGCCTGAGGAGACAGCGGGTCGATAACAATGTGGCGCATTTGCAG GACGAACTAATCGCCGTAAAGTTGCGCGAGGCTGAAGCGAATTTATCGCTGAAAGATCTCCGACAGCGCGTGACCGAGATCTCTGAGGCGTGGCAGCGACATCTACAG GAGCATAGACAAGAGGTGCCAGCGACGCCAGTACAGTCGAACGTCGTGTCCGACATTATGGCGACGCCTAAGAAGCTACTGCGAGCTTGGGAAGGCAGGTCCGCTGATACACAGAAACTTGAAGAGGATCTGATGACCACTAGGATACGGGAGGTCGAGGCACTGACGGAGCTTAAAGAGTTGAGACTGAAG GTGATGGAACTCGAAACCCAAGTCCAAGTGTCGACGAACCAGCTCCGCCGTCAGGACGAAGAAGCTCGTCTGCTACGAGAGAGCCTCGACGCAGCGCTGCAACGCGAGCGAGTCTTGCAGACCAGGCAGCGAGAGTTCCAGCACAAGTATGCTGATCTGGAGAGCAAG GCTAAATACGACTCCATGCAAGCGAACATTCGCAATATGGAGGACGCTCAAAGAATAGCCGAGCTGGAAACTGAGGTGTCGGAGTATAAATTAAAG AACGAAGTGATGGCCACAGAAGGCGAACTTCGCAACAACATGGACAGTGACACGGACCGAGTTCGCGAGTTGCAGGAACAAGTCGCCGAACTAAAGGCCGAG GTCATGAGGCTAGAGGCCTGGAAGTCGCGGGCTCTGGGGCACACGGAGATCAGCCGCGCCGTCTCTTTCGAGGACGACTTAGAGGAGGACGAGAAACTTAAGTTAATTCTACGACGCGAATCTTCCACTTCCCTCGACCTATCCGCTATGTCCCGGAAACCCACGTAA
- the Evi5 gene encoding ecotropic viral integration site 5 ortholog isoform X4: MFEPVGAEACSSHIFRHTADYRIIESTSEAIPTPDRALLAKLEEENRRIEADAKCPSLTTVHSRKSSDTSQVSLASATSSSHDAEARVSSSSNGEEDLWSLWGRIVSNWETEWKRRNQFVRDLVRQGVPHHFRGIVWQLLAGVDTSPEKKLYASYIKAKSACEKVIRRDIARTYPEHDFFKEKDGLGQESLFNVMKAYSLHDREVGYCQGSGFIVGLLLMQMPEEEAFAVLVKIMQQHRMRDMFKPSMAELGLCMFQLENLVQELLPDLHVHFQSQSFNTSLYASSWFLTLFTTTLTLPLACRIMDVFLSEGIEIVFKVALALLTVGKNDLLSLDMESILKYIQKELPSKAEADQDVFMNLAYSIKVNPKKMKKLEKEYTVIKTKEQSDIAVLRCLRQENRLLKQRVELLEKESSGLAERLVRGQVDLAEGEEETFALAREVQALRRANVDAQQRLAVAQDEIRSLEMTIAENNSRQSSLEGIEGGSSQKGEELARCLQRELVRARLHAAEREAAERELTARIAELENENKSLRRQRVDNNVAHLQDELIAVKLREAEANLSLKDLRQRVTEISEAWQRHLQEHRQEVPATPVQSNVVSDIMATPKKLLRAWEGRSADTQKLEEDLMTTRIREVEALTELKELRLKVMELETQVQVSTNQLRRQDEEARLLRESLDAALQRERVLQTRQREFQHKYADLESKAKYDSMQANIRNMEDAQRIAELETEVSEYKLKNEVMATEGELRNNMDSDTDRVRELQEQVAELKAEVMRLEAWKSRALGHTEISRAVSFEDDLEEDEKLKLILRRESSTSLDLSAMSRKPT, translated from the exons ATGTTCGAACCAGTCGGAGCTGAGGCGTGTTCTTCCCACATATTTAGACATACTGCAG ATTACCGGATAATAGAATCGACTAGTGAAGCAATTCCGACCCCCGATCGGGCATTGCTCGCCAAGCTGGAGGAGGAGAACAGACGCATCGAGGCGGACGCCAAGTGCCCCTCGTTGACCACCGTGCACAGCCGAAAGAGCTCAGATACCTCACAAGTATCTTTGGCCTCGG CAACAAGCTCAAGCCATGACGCTGAGGCAAGAGTCAGCAGTAGCAGTAACGGAGAGGAAGACCTTTGGAGCCTCTGGGGTCGCATCGTCAGCAACTGGGAGACTGAGTGGAAGCGACGCAACCAGTTCGTGCGAGACCTCGTCAGACAGGGAGTCCCGCACCATTTCAGAGGCATCGTGTGGCAGCTGCTGGCGGGAGTCGACACCTCCCCTGAGAAGAAACTCTACGCTTCATATATAAAA GCGAAATCAGCATGTGAGAAGGTGATCCGCCGCGACATAGCAAGAACATACCCTGAACATGACTTCTTCAAAGAGAAAGATGGCCTTGGCCAGGAGTCGTTGTTCAACGTGATGAAAGCATACTCTTTACATGACCGGGAAGTTGGGTACTGCCAAGGATCTGGATTTATCGTTGGCTTGTTACTTATGCAG ATGCCAGAAGAAGAAGCTTTCGCGGTACTCGTAAAGATTATGCAGCAACATCGCATGCGGGACATGTTTAAGCCGAGCATGGCTGAACTGGGACTGTGCATGTTTCAACTCGAGAACTTGGTACAAGAGCTACTGCCCGACTTACATGTGCACTTCCAGTCGCAG AGTTTTAACACGTCACTGTACGCTAGCAGCTGGTTCCTAACTCTGTTCACTACTACGCTGACCTTGCCTCTTGCTTGCCGAATCATGGATGTGTTCCTATCTGAAGGAATAGAGATAGTCTTCAAAGTAGCGCTCGCTTTGCTCACTGTCGGCAAAAACGATCTGCTGTCTTTGGACATGGAAAGTATTTTGAAG TATATACAAAAGGAATTGCCGTCAAAAGCGGAAGCTGACCAGGATGTTTTTATGAACCTCGCGTATTCTATCAAGGTTAACCCGAAAAAGATGAAAAAGCTCGAGAAAGAATACACagttatcaaaacaaaagaacagaGTGACATTGCCGTGCTGAGG TGCCTGCGTCAGGAAAACCGGTTGTTGAAGCAGCGCGTAGAACTACTGGAGAAGGAGAGCTCTGGCTTGGCGGAGAGGCTGGTGAGAGGACAAGTGGACTTGGCTGAGGGAGAAGAGGAGACGTTCGCATTGGCCAGGGAGGTGCAGGCACTGAGGAGGGCCAATGTGGACGCTCAACAGCGCTTGGCAGTAGCGCAGGACGAGATCCGCTCCCTTGAGATGACTATTGCtgag AACAACTCCCGGCAATCATCCCTCGAAGGTATAGAGGGGGGTAGCAGTCAGAAAGGGGAGGAGCTAGCTCGTTGCCTACAAAGGGAGCTGGTTAGAGCGAGGCTTCACGCCGCCGAACGCGAGGCAGCCGAGCGGGAGCTGACCGCCCGTATAGCTGAGCTGGAGAATGAGAATAAGAGCCTGAGGAGACAGCGGGTCGATAACAATGTGGCGCATTTGCAG GACGAACTAATCGCCGTAAAGTTGCGCGAGGCTGAAGCGAATTTATCGCTGAAAGATCTCCGACAGCGCGTGACCGAGATCTCTGAGGCGTGGCAGCGACATCTACAG GAGCATAGACAAGAGGTGCCAGCGACGCCAGTACAGTCGAACGTCGTGTCCGACATTATGGCGACGCCTAAGAAGCTACTGCGAGCTTGGGAAGGCAGGTCCGCTGATACACAGAAACTTGAAGAGGATCTGATGACCACTAGGATACGGGAGGTCGAGGCACTGACGGAGCTTAAAGAGTTGAGACTGAAG GTGATGGAACTCGAAACCCAAGTCCAAGTGTCGACGAACCAGCTCCGCCGTCAGGACGAAGAAGCTCGTCTGCTACGAGAGAGCCTCGACGCAGCGCTGCAACGCGAGCGAGTCTTGCAGACCAGGCAGCGAGAGTTCCAGCACAAGTATGCTGATCTGGAGAGCAAG GCTAAATACGACTCCATGCAAGCGAACATTCGCAATATGGAGGACGCTCAAAGAATAGCCGAGCTGGAAACTGAGGTGTCGGAGTATAAATTAAAG AACGAAGTGATGGCCACAGAAGGCGAACTTCGCAACAACATGGACAGTGACACGGACCGAGTTCGCGAGTTGCAGGAACAAGTCGCCGAACTAAAGGCCGAG GTCATGAGGCTAGAGGCCTGGAAGTCGCGGGCTCTGGGGCACACGGAGATCAGCCGCGCCGTCTCTTTCGAGGACGACTTAGAGGAGGACGAGAAACTTAAGTTAATTCTACGACGCGAATCTTCCACTTCCCTCGACCTATCCGCTATGTCCCGGAAACCCACGTAA
- the Evi5 gene encoding ecotropic viral integration site 5 ortholog isoform X3 gives MKVDADAREAPAAPPAAPGTPIANYRIIESTSEAIPTPDRALLAKLEEENRRIEADAKCPSLTTVHSRKSSDTSQVSLASATSSSHDAEARVSSSSNGEEDLWSLWGRIVSNWETEWKRRNQFVRDLVRQGVPHHFRGIVWQLLAGVDTSPEKKLYASYIKAKSACEKVIRRDIARTYPEHDFFKEKDGLGQESLFNVMKAYSLHDREVGYCQGSGFIVGLLLMQMPEEEAFAVLVKIMQQHRMRDMFKPSMAELGLCMFQLENLVQELLPDLHVHFQSQSFNTSLYASSWFLTLFTTTLTLPLACRIMDVFLSEGIEIVFKVALALLTVGKNDLLSLDMESILKYIQKELPSKAEADQDVFMNLAYSIKVNPKKMKKLEKEYTVIKTKEQSDIAVLRCLRQENRLLKQRVELLEKESSGLAERLVRGQVDLAEGEEETFALAREVQALRRANVDAQQRLAVAQDEIRSLEMTIAENNSRQSSLEGIEGGSSQKGEELARCLQRELVRARLHAAEREAAERELTARIAELENENKSLRRQRVDNNVAHLQDELIAVKLREAEANLSLKDLRQRVTEISEAWQRHLQEHRQEVPATPVQSNVVSDIMATPKKLLRAWEGRSADTQKLEEDLMTTRIREVEALTELKELRLKVMELETQVQVSTNQLRRQDEEARLLRESLDAALQRERVLQTRQREFQHKYADLESKAKYDSMQANIRNMEDAQRIAELETEVSEYKLKNEVMATEGELRNNMDSDTDRVRELQEQVAELKAEVMRLEAWKSRALGHTEISRAVSFEDDLEEDEKLKLILRRESSTSLDLSAMSRKPT, from the exons ATGAAGGTGGATGCCGACGCCAGGGAAGCGCCCGCCGCACCGCCTGCCGCACCCGGAACGCCGATCGCTA ATTACCGGATAATAGAATCGACTAGTGAAGCAATTCCGACCCCCGATCGGGCATTGCTCGCCAAGCTGGAGGAGGAGAACAGACGCATCGAGGCGGACGCCAAGTGCCCCTCGTTGACCACCGTGCACAGCCGAAAGAGCTCAGATACCTCACAAGTATCTTTGGCCTCGG CAACAAGCTCAAGCCATGACGCTGAGGCAAGAGTCAGCAGTAGCAGTAACGGAGAGGAAGACCTTTGGAGCCTCTGGGGTCGCATCGTCAGCAACTGGGAGACTGAGTGGAAGCGACGCAACCAGTTCGTGCGAGACCTCGTCAGACAGGGAGTCCCGCACCATTTCAGAGGCATCGTGTGGCAGCTGCTGGCGGGAGTCGACACCTCCCCTGAGAAGAAACTCTACGCTTCATATATAAAA GCGAAATCAGCATGTGAGAAGGTGATCCGCCGCGACATAGCAAGAACATACCCTGAACATGACTTCTTCAAAGAGAAAGATGGCCTTGGCCAGGAGTCGTTGTTCAACGTGATGAAAGCATACTCTTTACATGACCGGGAAGTTGGGTACTGCCAAGGATCTGGATTTATCGTTGGCTTGTTACTTATGCAG ATGCCAGAAGAAGAAGCTTTCGCGGTACTCGTAAAGATTATGCAGCAACATCGCATGCGGGACATGTTTAAGCCGAGCATGGCTGAACTGGGACTGTGCATGTTTCAACTCGAGAACTTGGTACAAGAGCTACTGCCCGACTTACATGTGCACTTCCAGTCGCAG AGTTTTAACACGTCACTGTACGCTAGCAGCTGGTTCCTAACTCTGTTCACTACTACGCTGACCTTGCCTCTTGCTTGCCGAATCATGGATGTGTTCCTATCTGAAGGAATAGAGATAGTCTTCAAAGTAGCGCTCGCTTTGCTCACTGTCGGCAAAAACGATCTGCTGTCTTTGGACATGGAAAGTATTTTGAAG TATATACAAAAGGAATTGCCGTCAAAAGCGGAAGCTGACCAGGATGTTTTTATGAACCTCGCGTATTCTATCAAGGTTAACCCGAAAAAGATGAAAAAGCTCGAGAAAGAATACACagttatcaaaacaaaagaacagaGTGACATTGCCGTGCTGAGG TGCCTGCGTCAGGAAAACCGGTTGTTGAAGCAGCGCGTAGAACTACTGGAGAAGGAGAGCTCTGGCTTGGCGGAGAGGCTGGTGAGAGGACAAGTGGACTTGGCTGAGGGAGAAGAGGAGACGTTCGCATTGGCCAGGGAGGTGCAGGCACTGAGGAGGGCCAATGTGGACGCTCAACAGCGCTTGGCAGTAGCGCAGGACGAGATCCGCTCCCTTGAGATGACTATTGCtgag AACAACTCCCGGCAATCATCCCTCGAAGGTATAGAGGGGGGTAGCAGTCAGAAAGGGGAGGAGCTAGCTCGTTGCCTACAAAGGGAGCTGGTTAGAGCGAGGCTTCACGCCGCCGAACGCGAGGCAGCCGAGCGGGAGCTGACCGCCCGTATAGCTGAGCTGGAGAATGAGAATAAGAGCCTGAGGAGACAGCGGGTCGATAACAATGTGGCGCATTTGCAG GACGAACTAATCGCCGTAAAGTTGCGCGAGGCTGAAGCGAATTTATCGCTGAAAGATCTCCGACAGCGCGTGACCGAGATCTCTGAGGCGTGGCAGCGACATCTACAG GAGCATAGACAAGAGGTGCCAGCGACGCCAGTACAGTCGAACGTCGTGTCCGACATTATGGCGACGCCTAAGAAGCTACTGCGAGCTTGGGAAGGCAGGTCCGCTGATACACAGAAACTTGAAGAGGATCTGATGACCACTAGGATACGGGAGGTCGAGGCACTGACGGAGCTTAAAGAGTTGAGACTGAAG GTGATGGAACTCGAAACCCAAGTCCAAGTGTCGACGAACCAGCTCCGCCGTCAGGACGAAGAAGCTCGTCTGCTACGAGAGAGCCTCGACGCAGCGCTGCAACGCGAGCGAGTCTTGCAGACCAGGCAGCGAGAGTTCCAGCACAAGTATGCTGATCTGGAGAGCAAG GCTAAATACGACTCCATGCAAGCGAACATTCGCAATATGGAGGACGCTCAAAGAATAGCCGAGCTGGAAACTGAGGTGTCGGAGTATAAATTAAAG AACGAAGTGATGGCCACAGAAGGCGAACTTCGCAACAACATGGACAGTGACACGGACCGAGTTCGCGAGTTGCAGGAACAAGTCGCCGAACTAAAGGCCGAG GTCATGAGGCTAGAGGCCTGGAAGTCGCGGGCTCTGGGGCACACGGAGATCAGCCGCGCCGTCTCTTTCGAGGACGACTTAGAGGAGGACGAGAAACTTAAGTTAATTCTACGACGCGAATCTTCCACTTCCCTCGACCTATCCGCTATGTCCCGGAAACCCACGTAA
- the Evi5 gene encoding ecotropic viral integration site 5 ortholog isoform X1, translating to MKVDADAREAPAAPPAAPGTPIASNTESPVSSLDDYRIIESTSEAIPTPDRALLAKLEEENRRIEADAKCPSLTTVHSRKSSDTSQVSLASATSSSHDAEARVSSSSNGEEDLWSLWGRIVSNWETEWKRRNQFVRDLVRQGVPHHFRGIVWQLLAGVDTSPEKKLYASYIKAKSACEKVIRRDIARTYPEHDFFKEKDGLGQESLFNVMKAYSLHDREVGYCQGSGFIVGLLLMQMPEEEAFAVLVKIMQQHRMRDMFKPSMAELGLCMFQLENLVQELLPDLHVHFQSQSFNTSLYASSWFLTLFTTTLTLPLACRIMDVFLSEGIEIVFKVALALLTVGKNDLLSLDMESILKYIQKELPSKAEADQDVFMNLAYSIKVNPKKMKKLEKEYTVIKTKEQSDIAVLRCLRQENRLLKQRVELLEKESSGLAERLVRGQVDLAEGEEETFALAREVQALRRANVDAQQRLAVAQDEIRSLEMTIAENNSRQSSLEGIEGGSSQKGEELARCLQRELVRARLHAAEREAAERELTARIAELENENKSLRRQRVDNNVAHLQDELIAVKLREAEANLSLKDLRQRVTEISEAWQRHLQEHRQEVPATPVQSNVVSDIMATPKKLLRAWEGRSADTQKLEEDLMTTRIREVEALTELKELRLKVMELETQVQVSTNQLRRQDEEARLLRESLDAALQRERVLQTRQREFQHKYADLESKAKYDSMQANIRNMEDAQRIAELETEVSEYKLKNEVMATEGELRNNMDSDTDRVRELQEQVAELKAEVMRLEAWKSRALGHTEISRAVSFEDDLEEDEKLKLILRRESSTSLDLSAMSRKPT from the exons ATGAAGGTGGATGCCGACGCCAGGGAAGCGCCCGCCGCACCGCCTGCCGCACCCGGAACGCCGATCGCTAGTAATACAGAATCACCTGTATCATCTCTGGACG ATTACCGGATAATAGAATCGACTAGTGAAGCAATTCCGACCCCCGATCGGGCATTGCTCGCCAAGCTGGAGGAGGAGAACAGACGCATCGAGGCGGACGCCAAGTGCCCCTCGTTGACCACCGTGCACAGCCGAAAGAGCTCAGATACCTCACAAGTATCTTTGGCCTCGG CAACAAGCTCAAGCCATGACGCTGAGGCAAGAGTCAGCAGTAGCAGTAACGGAGAGGAAGACCTTTGGAGCCTCTGGGGTCGCATCGTCAGCAACTGGGAGACTGAGTGGAAGCGACGCAACCAGTTCGTGCGAGACCTCGTCAGACAGGGAGTCCCGCACCATTTCAGAGGCATCGTGTGGCAGCTGCTGGCGGGAGTCGACACCTCCCCTGAGAAGAAACTCTACGCTTCATATATAAAA GCGAAATCAGCATGTGAGAAGGTGATCCGCCGCGACATAGCAAGAACATACCCTGAACATGACTTCTTCAAAGAGAAAGATGGCCTTGGCCAGGAGTCGTTGTTCAACGTGATGAAAGCATACTCTTTACATGACCGGGAAGTTGGGTACTGCCAAGGATCTGGATTTATCGTTGGCTTGTTACTTATGCAG ATGCCAGAAGAAGAAGCTTTCGCGGTACTCGTAAAGATTATGCAGCAACATCGCATGCGGGACATGTTTAAGCCGAGCATGGCTGAACTGGGACTGTGCATGTTTCAACTCGAGAACTTGGTACAAGAGCTACTGCCCGACTTACATGTGCACTTCCAGTCGCAG AGTTTTAACACGTCACTGTACGCTAGCAGCTGGTTCCTAACTCTGTTCACTACTACGCTGACCTTGCCTCTTGCTTGCCGAATCATGGATGTGTTCCTATCTGAAGGAATAGAGATAGTCTTCAAAGTAGCGCTCGCTTTGCTCACTGTCGGCAAAAACGATCTGCTGTCTTTGGACATGGAAAGTATTTTGAAG TATATACAAAAGGAATTGCCGTCAAAAGCGGAAGCTGACCAGGATGTTTTTATGAACCTCGCGTATTCTATCAAGGTTAACCCGAAAAAGATGAAAAAGCTCGAGAAAGAATACACagttatcaaaacaaaagaacagaGTGACATTGCCGTGCTGAGG TGCCTGCGTCAGGAAAACCGGTTGTTGAAGCAGCGCGTAGAACTACTGGAGAAGGAGAGCTCTGGCTTGGCGGAGAGGCTGGTGAGAGGACAAGTGGACTTGGCTGAGGGAGAAGAGGAGACGTTCGCATTGGCCAGGGAGGTGCAGGCACTGAGGAGGGCCAATGTGGACGCTCAACAGCGCTTGGCAGTAGCGCAGGACGAGATCCGCTCCCTTGAGATGACTATTGCtgag AACAACTCCCGGCAATCATCCCTCGAAGGTATAGAGGGGGGTAGCAGTCAGAAAGGGGAGGAGCTAGCTCGTTGCCTACAAAGGGAGCTGGTTAGAGCGAGGCTTCACGCCGCCGAACGCGAGGCAGCCGAGCGGGAGCTGACCGCCCGTATAGCTGAGCTGGAGAATGAGAATAAGAGCCTGAGGAGACAGCGGGTCGATAACAATGTGGCGCATTTGCAG GACGAACTAATCGCCGTAAAGTTGCGCGAGGCTGAAGCGAATTTATCGCTGAAAGATCTCCGACAGCGCGTGACCGAGATCTCTGAGGCGTGGCAGCGACATCTACAG GAGCATAGACAAGAGGTGCCAGCGACGCCAGTACAGTCGAACGTCGTGTCCGACATTATGGCGACGCCTAAGAAGCTACTGCGAGCTTGGGAAGGCAGGTCCGCTGATACACAGAAACTTGAAGAGGATCTGATGACCACTAGGATACGGGAGGTCGAGGCACTGACGGAGCTTAAAGAGTTGAGACTGAAG GTGATGGAACTCGAAACCCAAGTCCAAGTGTCGACGAACCAGCTCCGCCGTCAGGACGAAGAAGCTCGTCTGCTACGAGAGAGCCTCGACGCAGCGCTGCAACGCGAGCGAGTCTTGCAGACCAGGCAGCGAGAGTTCCAGCACAAGTATGCTGATCTGGAGAGCAAG GCTAAATACGACTCCATGCAAGCGAACATTCGCAATATGGAGGACGCTCAAAGAATAGCCGAGCTGGAAACTGAGGTGTCGGAGTATAAATTAAAG AACGAAGTGATGGCCACAGAAGGCGAACTTCGCAACAACATGGACAGTGACACGGACCGAGTTCGCGAGTTGCAGGAACAAGTCGCCGAACTAAAGGCCGAG GTCATGAGGCTAGAGGCCTGGAAGTCGCGGGCTCTGGGGCACACGGAGATCAGCCGCGCCGTCTCTTTCGAGGACGACTTAGAGGAGGACGAGAAACTTAAGTTAATTCTACGACGCGAATCTTCCACTTCCCTCGACCTATCCGCTATGTCCCGGAAACCCACGTAA